The Leadbettera azotonutricia ZAS-9 genome has a window encoding:
- the lysS gene encoding lysine--tRNA ligase encodes MEKKNEASGAQASAHWADETAAKILREKGDKELYTCASGITPSGTVHIGNFREIISTDLVVRALRDKGKKVRFIYSWDDYDVFRKVPKNMPQQEALNGHLRFPITMVPDPWGRDSSYARHHEVDIETVLPKVGVHPEFLYQAENYRSSKYAEGIRKALEHREALKNILDKFRDEEHKIQGEWWPVSAFCSACNKDDTEIDSWDGEWGVTYHCNSCGHKETADIRTAKGIKLFWRIDWPMRWEYEKVDFEPAGKDHHSQGGSFDTAKHVCKDVYDWDAPVTFRYDFIGTKGLPGKMSSSSGNVITIEDVLNVYTPEVARYLFAGTRPNTEFTISFDLDVIKIYEDYDKTERIAFKAEPAKDEAVYQKERRIYELSQAAVTAEGKTKMPEIMPFQVPFRHLCNLIQIADGDIDKAIASIANLKPEQIPALKARAACAKYWIDECAPEEFRFKLREPGETSDLADNEKAAIKQLRDEVISKIDSFTDDKGCAEAIYKIAEAQGMEGKALFRAAYQALIGKDQGPRLANFLRSINKDRLLGILKAY; translated from the coding sequence CTGCCCATTGGGCAGATGAGACAGCAGCAAAGATACTACGCGAAAAGGGCGACAAGGAACTCTACACCTGCGCCTCGGGAATCACCCCTTCGGGGACGGTGCATATCGGAAATTTCAGGGAGATCATCTCCACCGACCTCGTGGTCAGGGCCCTCCGGGATAAAGGCAAAAAAGTACGCTTCATCTATTCCTGGGACGATTACGACGTGTTCCGCAAAGTCCCCAAAAACATGCCCCAACAGGAAGCGCTCAACGGGCATCTCCGCTTTCCCATCACCATGGTTCCCGACCCCTGGGGGCGCGATTCAAGCTATGCCAGGCATCATGAGGTTGATATAGAAACCGTGCTCCCCAAAGTAGGGGTGCATCCAGAATTTCTTTACCAGGCAGAAAATTACCGCTCTTCCAAATACGCCGAAGGCATACGCAAGGCCCTTGAGCATCGGGAAGCCCTTAAAAACATCCTGGACAAATTCCGTGATGAAGAACACAAGATCCAGGGCGAATGGTGGCCTGTGAGCGCGTTCTGTTCCGCCTGCAACAAGGATGATACTGAAATTGATTCCTGGGATGGAGAGTGGGGCGTAACGTACCATTGCAATTCCTGCGGGCATAAGGAAACTGCGGACATCAGGACCGCCAAGGGCATCAAGCTTTTTTGGCGCATAGACTGGCCCATGCGCTGGGAATACGAAAAGGTCGATTTTGAACCCGCAGGCAAGGATCACCATAGCCAGGGGGGCAGTTTCGATACAGCCAAGCATGTGTGCAAGGATGTGTACGATTGGGATGCCCCGGTGACTTTCCGCTACGACTTCATCGGAACCAAGGGACTCCCCGGAAAAATGTCCAGCTCTTCGGGCAATGTTATTACCATTGAGGATGTTCTCAATGTTTACACCCCCGAAGTAGCCCGTTACCTCTTTGCGGGTACCAGGCCCAACACGGAATTCACCATCTCCTTTGATCTCGACGTGATCAAAATTTACGAAGACTACGACAAGACCGAGCGTATTGCATTTAAGGCTGAACCCGCCAAAGACGAAGCGGTTTACCAGAAAGAACGCCGCATCTACGAACTTTCTCAAGCCGCAGTTACTGCCGAAGGCAAGACCAAAATGCCTGAAATAATGCCCTTTCAGGTGCCTTTCCGGCATCTCTGCAATCTTATTCAGATTGCGGATGGCGACATTGATAAGGCCATCGCTTCCATTGCAAATCTCAAACCGGAACAGATTCCAGCCCTCAAGGCCAGGGCCGCATGCGCCAAATACTGGATAGACGAATGCGCCCCCGAAGAATTCCGCTTCAAGCTCAGGGAACCTGGCGAAACCTCCGATCTTGCGGATAACGAGAAGGCGGCAATCAAGCAGCTCAGGGATGAAGTCATTTCCAAAATTGACAGTTTTACTGACGACAAGGGCTGCGCCGAGGCCATTTACAAAATAGCCGAAGCCCAGGGTATGGAAGGCAAAGCGCTTTTTCGCGCTGCATATCAGGCACTTATCGGGAAGGATCAGGGGCCGAGGCTTGCGAACTTTCTGCGCTCCATCAATAAAGACAGGCTTTTGGGAATTCTGAAGGCGTACTAA
- a CDS encoding Gfo/Idh/MocA family protein, whose translation MLKAAVIGLGVIGKVHISAIESLENAKLVAACDIDPDRNVNLPHGVAFYTDYGEMLRREKPDVAHICLPHFLHYPAAKKFAEAGINVFTEKPLALNAAEGEEYCKLENQYGVKICLCFQNRLNSTTEALHKILQSGEYGKVTGIRGSVAWYRSKHYYEEGPWRGIMAQSGGGVMTNQAIHTLDLIQYFAGSPATRVKGSIGQVLDYGVEVEDTATGRISFANGATGFFTASIGNFADENVEINVFCEKGAFAIRDNKLFCIDGDKEEALASNSSDYAGKAVYGNSHVKLIDTFYKVLENGSGWYIHPEEGLPSLRIIDAIRESSRTGKTVNF comes from the coding sequence ATGTTAAAAGCTGCGGTCATAGGCTTGGGAGTCATCGGCAAAGTCCACATCTCCGCCATCGAGTCGCTTGAAAACGCAAAACTCGTCGCCGCCTGCGATATTGATCCTGATCGGAATGTAAATCTTCCCCATGGCGTTGCTTTTTACACGGATTACGGGGAGATGCTCCGCAGGGAAAAGCCCGATGTTGCCCACATCTGCCTGCCTCATTTTCTCCACTATCCGGCGGCAAAAAAATTTGCCGAAGCCGGCATCAATGTGTTCACAGAAAAGCCTTTGGCCCTGAATGCCGCAGAAGGCGAAGAATACTGCAAACTCGAAAATCAATATGGAGTGAAAATCTGTCTCTGTTTCCAGAACCGCCTTAACTCCACTACCGAAGCATTGCATAAAATTCTGCAAAGCGGCGAATACGGAAAAGTTACGGGCATACGCGGTTCAGTTGCCTGGTACCGCTCCAAGCACTACTACGAAGAAGGCCCCTGGCGGGGAATCATGGCCCAATCGGGCGGCGGCGTCATGACAAACCAGGCCATCCATACCCTGGATCTAATCCAGTATTTTGCCGGAAGCCCTGCAACCAGGGTTAAGGGAAGCATAGGCCAGGTTCTGGATTACGGCGTTGAAGTGGAAGATACCGCCACAGGCCGCATCAGCTTCGCAAACGGCGCAACAGGGTTTTTTACCGCTTCTATAGGCAATTTTGCCGATGAAAACGTCGAAATAAACGTATTTTGCGAAAAAGGCGCCTTCGCGATACGGGATAACAAGCTTTTCTGCATAGACGGGGATAAAGAGGAAGCCCTCGCTTCCAATTCCAGCGATTATGCGGGCAAGGCAGTTTACGGCAACAGCCATGTTAAGCTTATCGATACGTTTTATAAAGTCCTCGAAAACGGCAGCGGCTGGTACATACACCCGGAAGAAGGGCTGCCCTCCCTGAGAATAATAGATGCCATCAGGGAAAGCAGCCGTACCGGAAAAACGGTAAACTTCTAA
- a CDS encoding beta-mannosidase has product MRKLPGGPYLPAKVPGSVYNDLLINKKMEDPFFRDNEDKAFALLESEYEYIGSFSVSQKLLGMDKVLLRFDGLDTLADIALNGRIVGKADNMHRIWEFDVTKILKKDKNELKIVFHSPIKFTAEANKKIKVDGSSDCLEGFPQLRKAHCMFGWDWGPRLPDAGIWREAKLVGIRMARIDNVYVTQKHRNDAVDLNLNVEIEKASDSIKGDFSWKASVTAPNGKATEYADSPKRIIVDKPELWWPNGYGSHPLYTVKITLLSPKGVELDTWERRIGLRTMTMHVQKDKWGESFAHEVNGVQIFAMGADYIPEDNILPRVNAKRTRRLLEQCVAANFNSVRVWGGGNYPDDSFYDICDELGLVVWQDFMFACAVYDLTEEFEKNIRAELADNIKRIRHHPSLGLWCGNNEMEMFVDQMMWVGTMKQKADYIKMYEYIFPQILKALDPETFYWPASPSSGGSFDKPNDPNRGDVHYWDVWHGNKPFSDYRNYFFRYVSEFGFQSFPAMKTVESFTLPEDRNVFSYVMERHQRNNAANGKIMNYMYQTFLYPNNLDTLIYASQLLQAEAIKYGVEHFRRNRGRCMGAVYWQLNDCWPVASWASIDYFFRWKALHYFAKRFFQPLMISCHEEGILTQNPNANHQPQIKAKIEKSFRLSVANESMADRKLTVKWELRDKTAKVLKEKSQPVKVPALTSAWLDKVEVNDIDIDDEYLSYHLYDDKELVSEGTVIFSLPKFFHWVDPKLSYTVKGDTITVKASSYAKSVEIQNRNQDLVLSDNYFDMNGGEKKIKVLSGKISALKLRSVFDIK; this is encoded by the coding sequence ATGAGAAAGCTTCCCGGGGGGCCCTACCTTCCGGCAAAAGTCCCCGGTTCGGTTTACAACGATTTGCTTATCAATAAAAAAATGGAGGATCCCTTCTTCAGGGACAATGAGGACAAGGCTTTTGCCCTTCTGGAAAGCGAATATGAGTATATTGGAAGTTTTTCGGTGTCCCAAAAGCTTCTGGGCATGGACAAGGTGCTACTCCGCTTTGACGGCCTTGATACCCTGGCCGACATTGCCCTTAACGGCCGCATTGTCGGCAAAGCCGACAATATGCACCGCATTTGGGAATTCGATGTCACCAAAATCCTAAAAAAGGATAAAAACGAACTTAAAATTGTTTTCCATTCGCCCATTAAATTTACAGCCGAAGCAAACAAGAAGATCAAAGTTGACGGATCTTCCGACTGCCTCGAAGGTTTCCCCCAGCTGCGCAAAGCCCACTGCATGTTCGGGTGGGATTGGGGCCCGAGGCTTCCTGATGCCGGCATATGGCGGGAAGCAAAGCTTGTGGGCATACGCATGGCCCGCATAGACAATGTGTACGTTACCCAGAAACACCGCAATGATGCAGTCGATCTTAACCTCAATGTTGAAATTGAAAAAGCCTCTGACAGCATCAAAGGCGATTTTTCCTGGAAGGCCAGCGTCACTGCCCCAAACGGAAAGGCAACCGAGTACGCTGATTCGCCCAAGCGTATTATTGTTGACAAGCCTGAGCTCTGGTGGCCCAACGGTTACGGCTCACACCCTCTTTACACAGTAAAAATAACGCTGCTTTCGCCCAAGGGCGTGGAGCTTGACACATGGGAACGCCGCATAGGGCTGCGTACCATGACCATGCATGTCCAGAAAGACAAATGGGGCGAGAGTTTTGCCCACGAAGTTAACGGAGTGCAGATCTTTGCCATGGGCGCCGACTACATTCCCGAGGACAATATACTCCCAAGGGTGAATGCCAAACGTACCCGGAGACTTTTGGAACAGTGCGTGGCTGCCAACTTCAACTCAGTCAGGGTTTGGGGGGGCGGTAATTATCCTGACGATTCTTTTTACGATATTTGCGATGAACTGGGCCTTGTGGTGTGGCAGGACTTCATGTTCGCCTGTGCGGTTTATGATCTCACCGAAGAATTCGAAAAAAATATCAGGGCAGAGCTTGCGGACAATATCAAACGCATACGGCACCATCCTTCTCTGGGGCTTTGGTGCGGCAACAATGAAATGGAAATGTTCGTGGATCAGATGATGTGGGTCGGTACCATGAAACAAAAAGCCGACTATATCAAGATGTACGAATACATTTTCCCCCAAATCCTCAAGGCGCTGGACCCCGAAACCTTCTACTGGCCCGCAAGCCCTTCCTCGGGTGGCAGCTTTGACAAGCCTAACGATCCCAACCGGGGGGATGTCCATTATTGGGACGTCTGGCACGGCAACAAGCCCTTCTCGGATTACCGCAATTACTTCTTCCGCTACGTTTCGGAATTCGGCTTCCAGTCCTTCCCGGCCATGAAAACCGTGGAGAGTTTCACCCTCCCCGAAGACCGGAATGTGTTTTCCTATGTAATGGAAAGGCACCAGAGGAACAATGCGGCCAACGGAAAGATCATGAACTACATGTACCAGACTTTCCTTTACCCCAATAACCTGGATACCCTCATCTATGCGTCCCAGCTTCTCCAGGCAGAAGCCATCAAATACGGCGTGGAGCATTTCCGCCGCAACAGGGGCAGGTGTATGGGCGCCGTTTATTGGCAACTCAATGACTGCTGGCCTGTGGCTTCCTGGGCGTCTATCGACTACTTCTTCAGGTGGAAGGCCCTGCACTATTTTGCGAAACGCTTCTTCCAGCCCCTGATGATCTCCTGCCACGAGGAGGGAATCCTCACCCAGAATCCCAATGCCAACCATCAGCCCCAAATCAAGGCGAAGATAGAAAAGAGCTTCCGCCTTTCCGTTGCTAACGAAAGCATGGCCGACAGGAAACTCACCGTAAAATGGGAACTCCGCGACAAGACAGCAAAAGTGCTAAAGGAAAAATCACAACCCGTGAAAGTTCCCGCCCTGACGTCTGCCTGGCTCGACAAGGTGGAAGTCAATGATATCGATATTGATGATGAATACCTGAGCTATCATCTTTACGATGACAAGGAACTTGTTTCCGAAGGGACTGTGATATTCTCGTTGCCGAAATTCTTCCACTGGGTTGATCCTAAACTTTCGTACACCGTGAAGGGCGACACTATTACTGTCAAGGCTTCATCCTATGCAAAGAGCGTTGAAATTCAGAACCGCAACCAGGATTTGGTGCTGTCCGACAACTACTTTGACATGAACGGAGGCGAAAAAAAGATCAAGGTTTTGAGCGGCAAGATTTCCGCCCTCAAGCTGCGCTCTGTGTTTGATATTAAATAG
- a CDS encoding FeoA family protein — protein MHLSDAPAGASFKVIKVILGREVGKRLADMGFTEDTEGAVVRQGFFRGPLQIRIRGYDILIRRFEAAGIEVEPVGDWSAVHDAVWHFHHNHHRFNKRPKGDKE, from the coding sequence ATGCATCTATCCGACGCCCCGGCTGGCGCCTCGTTCAAGGTCATAAAAGTTATATTAGGAAGGGAAGTGGGCAAAAGGCTGGCGGACATGGGTTTCACCGAAGACACCGAAGGCGCTGTAGTCCGCCAGGGCTTTTTCCGCGGCCCCCTGCAAATACGCATACGGGGTTATGACATACTCATACGCCGCTTCGAAGCCGCAGGCATAGAAGTCGAACCCGTGGGGGACTGGTCGGCAGTCCATGACGCTGTATGGCACTTCCATCACAACCATCATAGATTCAATAAAAGGCCCAAGGGAGACAAGGAATGA
- the feoB gene encoding ferrous iron transport protein B gives MKDLRIALAGNPNSGKTTLFNAITGAHHKVGNYPGVTVEKREGIRIRGDRQYHFIDLPGIYSLTAYSIDEVVARDFILDEKPDIIVDVLDSTNLERNLYLCLQFQELGIPVICALNMTDEAEAKGIIIDEKTLSESLGIPLVKTIGTKGSGVDAILDCIDNVQAEHAEPPALLRHTHSIAYGDEIELKLKVLEDLIKTDTVFAGKYPVRWLAEKLLEKDANAFERLKEHTRSGQIENTAREASIWIDKHYGKDSEIIITEQRYGYIRGAVKESIRIVKHADFSVTEAIDRVIMNRFLALPIFVLVLWAMFQITFFLGEYPMGWLESLFSFLGNVATKILPEGMLRSLVVDGIIGGVGGVFSFVPLIVILFFLLSILEDVGYMSRAAFATDKFLHAFGLHGQSIFPMMLGFGCSVPAIMASRTLKSPRDRILTVLITPLMSCGAKLPVHVLLAAAFFPEHAANMVILIYGIGVILSLLSAILLKNTVLKGEPTPFVMELPPYRSPTLQGVLWHVWEKTWMYIRRAGSVILMASILIWAITSFPVYHGSEQEDDSAKAQAALEYSFAGRIGHFIEPVFSPLGFDWKIAIASVTGFAAKEVIVSTQGILYRVGTDATAENEGLRDAIRRDPHMRPLVAFVFMLFTLIIPPCFAALASMKAEIGVRWVGFELIFLFSLGWILSFIVYQIGTLLGA, from the coding sequence ATGAAGGATCTCCGGATTGCCCTTGCGGGAAACCCCAACTCGGGCAAGACTACTCTTTTTAATGCCATTACCGGGGCCCACCATAAAGTGGGGAATTACCCGGGCGTTACGGTAGAGAAACGCGAAGGCATCCGCATCCGTGGCGACAGGCAGTATCATTTTATAGACCTTCCCGGCATTTACAGCCTCACTGCATACTCTATTGACGAAGTGGTAGCCCGCGATTTTATCCTGGACGAAAAGCCGGATATCATTGTGGACGTGCTGGACTCCACCAACCTGGAACGGAACCTCTACCTTTGCCTCCAGTTCCAGGAGCTGGGCATCCCTGTGATATGCGCCCTCAATATGACCGACGAGGCCGAAGCCAAAGGCATTATAATAGATGAGAAAACACTTTCCGAAAGCTTGGGCATACCCCTGGTAAAAACCATAGGCACCAAAGGTTCCGGCGTTGATGCCATCCTCGACTGCATAGACAATGTGCAGGCAGAGCATGCGGAACCACCGGCGCTGCTCCGGCATACCCATTCCATTGCATACGGGGATGAAATCGAATTAAAACTAAAAGTGTTGGAAGACCTCATTAAAACTGATACTGTCTTTGCAGGTAAATACCCGGTACGCTGGCTAGCGGAAAAACTGTTGGAAAAAGATGCCAATGCCTTTGAGCGTTTAAAAGAGCATACCAGGTCAGGCCAGATAGAAAATACCGCCAGGGAAGCAAGTATTTGGATAGATAAACACTACGGCAAAGATTCGGAGATAATCATTACCGAGCAGCGTTACGGTTACATCAGGGGGGCGGTAAAAGAATCCATACGTATTGTAAAGCACGCCGATTTTTCCGTCACCGAAGCCATAGACAGGGTGATCATGAACCGCTTCCTGGCGCTGCCCATCTTTGTATTGGTTCTCTGGGCTATGTTTCAAATTACCTTCTTCCTGGGCGAATACCCCATGGGCTGGCTAGAAAGCCTTTTCAGCTTTCTAGGCAATGTGGCCACCAAAATACTCCCCGAAGGTATGCTCCGATCCCTTGTGGTGGACGGCATTATTGGCGGCGTAGGAGGGGTATTCTCCTTTGTGCCCCTCATTGTGATCCTCTTTTTTCTTCTTTCCATATTGGAAGACGTGGGGTATATGTCCCGGGCCGCATTCGCCACAGACAAATTCCTCCACGCCTTTGGGCTTCACGGTCAATCCATATTCCCCATGATGTTGGGTTTTGGCTGTTCGGTCCCCGCAATTATGGCGTCCCGTACTTTAAAGAGCCCCCGTGACCGCATACTTACCGTTCTCATCACCCCGCTTATGAGCTGCGGGGCGAAACTCCCGGTGCATGTGCTGTTGGCGGCGGCCTTTTTCCCTGAACATGCCGCCAACATGGTGATACTCATTTACGGGATAGGAGTAATACTGTCACTGTTAAGCGCAATACTGCTAAAGAATACAGTTCTTAAAGGCGAACCCACACCTTTTGTCATGGAGCTTCCTCCTTATAGATCACCAACCCTCCAGGGGGTTCTCTGGCATGTGTGGGAAAAAACCTGGATGTATATCAGGAGGGCAGGTTCGGTCATCCTGATGGCTTCAATACTCATCTGGGCGATCACCTCCTTCCCCGTCTATCACGGCAGCGAACAGGAAGACGATTCTGCCAAAGCCCAGGCTGCTTTGGAGTACAGCTTCGCGGGCAGGATAGGCCACTTTATAGAGCCTGTATTCAGCCCCCTGGGCTTTGACTGGAAAATCGCCATAGCCTCGGTAACTGGTTTTGCGGCAAAAGAAGTAATAGTCTCAACCCAGGGCATACTTTACCGGGTAGGTACCGATGCAACTGCGGAGAATGAGGGTCTTCGGGACGCTATACGGCGGGACCCCCATATGAGGCCATTGGTAGCGTTTGTATTCATGCTTTTTACCCTTATCATCCCGCCCTGTTTTGCCGCCCTGGCTTCCATGAAGGCTGAAATCGGCGTAAGGTGGGTGGGCTTCGAACTCATTTTCCTCTTCAGCCTGGGCTGGATATTGTCATTCATTGTGTATCAGATAGGAACGCTGCTGGGGGCATGA
- a CDS encoding SAM-dependent methyltransferase, translated as MTESPLAGKVYEAIPEFEDHLEKELGPGCETWGPLFYAPVDNALPRAESFWNRNIWLDPQKIEFGSIGEAAKALRDIQRNWASTLFTQFRRGALIAEKLPPVSSKPHGFPWLIPDSPMGAWTLLDAHTLIASPDCSSPFPAGVVEFEEDKFNPPSRAYLKCWESLARLRRWPGKGERCLDAGASPGGWTWALANLGADIVAVDRAALDPRVEAMPGVSFIKHDAFTLKPEEIGRIDWLFCDVICYPPRLFEWIEKWLASGLCRNFVCTIKMQGPGGTGSDPDFETTRRFAAIPGSAVVHLHHNKHELTWMKAE; from the coding sequence ATGACGGAAAGCCCCCTGGCGGGCAAGGTTTACGAAGCCATCCCCGAATTTGAAGATCACCTCGAAAAAGAGCTTGGCCCGGGTTGCGAAACATGGGGGCCGCTTTTTTACGCTCCCGTTGATAACGCGCTGCCCAGGGCGGAATCCTTCTGGAACCGCAATATCTGGCTCGACCCGCAGAAAATTGAATTCGGTTCCATTGGCGAAGCTGCCAAAGCCTTGCGGGATATCCAGCGGAATTGGGCTTCCACCCTTTTTACCCAGTTCCGCCGGGGCGCGTTGATTGCGGAAAAGCTGCCCCCTGTGTCGAGCAAGCCCCATGGCTTCCCCTGGCTTATTCCCGATTCGCCTATGGGCGCGTGGACCCTGCTGGATGCCCATACCCTCATTGCTTCGCCGGATTGTTCGAGCCCCTTCCCCGCCGGCGTCGTCGAATTTGAAGAGGACAAGTTCAACCCTCCGAGCAGGGCATATCTCAAATGCTGGGAAAGCCTTGCGCGGCTCCGCCGCTGGCCGGGCAAAGGCGAACGCTGCCTTGACGCAGGGGCAAGCCCCGGTGGCTGGACCTGGGCATTGGCGAATCTTGGCGCCGATATTGTCGCGGTTGATCGTGCTGCCCTTGATCCCCGGGTCGAGGCCATGCCAGGGGTGAGCTTTATCAAACACGATGCGTTTACGCTTAAGCCTGAAGAAATAGGAAGAATCGATTGGCTCTTTTGCGATGTGATCTGCTATCCGCCGAGGCTTTTTGAATGGATAGAAAAGTGGCTGGCTTCGGGGCTATGCCGGAATTTTGTCTGCACCATAAAAATGCAGGGGCCCGGAGGGACCGGAAGCGATCCCGATTTTGAAACCACCCGCCGTTTCGCGGCTATACCCGGCAGTGCGGTTGTCCATCTCCACCATAACAAGCATGAGCTTACCTGGATGAAGGCTGAATAA
- a CDS encoding PilZ domain-containing protein — MVDEIGSIGQNNGVMPSENRRSLRYQTLAKARIEGGAEGEILLKDLSITGCCVECTMYIDIKPNTQYKIEVTPETSAKIGNFELLGESKWVRTSGYSCEIGFAILESPKGRAFQRYVDYLNWRSSMGTGSSAAV; from the coding sequence ATGGTTGACGAAATTGGATCTATAGGACAAAATAACGGTGTTATGCCATCTGAAAATCGAAGAAGTCTCAGATATCAGACTCTCGCCAAAGCCCGGATAGAGGGGGGCGCCGAGGGGGAAATTCTCCTCAAGGATCTCAGCATTACCGGGTGCTGCGTTGAATGTACCATGTACATTGATATTAAACCCAACACTCAATACAAAATTGAAGTTACCCCCGAAACTTCAGCCAAGATAGGCAATTTTGAGCTTTTAGGGGAATCCAAATGGGTCCGCACTTCGGGCTATTCCTGCGAAATCGGTTTTGCCATACTTGAATCCCCCAAGGGCCGCGCCTTTCAGCGTTATGTTGATTACCTAAACTGGCGTTCGTCCATGGGAACCGGTTCCTCCGCAGCTGTATGA
- a CDS encoding cupin domain-containing protein, with translation MAAKHTPGERIAELCKTYGVSRETLSERSGISTELIRRIEEEGHIPDLAPLLKISRALGVRLGTLLDDHEELGPVITRAGKAGEAARFITGVPEAAKDDSHKGLIFKALAADKNSRHMEPFIVDIEPDAEQAKSTHEGEEFIYILSGNLALEYGSENSVLHEGDSVYYDSIVPHRVISADGKPVRIVAVIYTPV, from the coding sequence ATGGCCGCTAAACATACCCCAGGCGAACGCATTGCCGAATTATGCAAAACCTACGGGGTTTCCAGGGAAACTTTGTCCGAACGCAGTGGAATATCCACAGAGCTTATCCGCAGGATAGAAGAAGAAGGCCACATACCCGACCTTGCCCCGCTTTTAAAAATTTCCCGCGCCCTGGGAGTGCGGCTCGGGACCCTCCTGGATGATCATGAAGAGCTTGGCCCGGTAATCACCAGGGCCGGAAAAGCCGGCGAAGCCGCCCGCTTTATAACCGGAGTTCCCGAAGCAGCCAAGGACGATTCTCATAAGGGCCTGATCTTCAAAGCCTTGGCAGCCGACAAGAACAGCCGCCACATGGAGCCCTTCATCGTGGACATAGAACCCGATGCCGAACAGGCCAAATCCACCCACGAAGGCGAGGAATTCATTTATATTCTTTCAGGGAACCTTGCCCTGGAATACGGTTCAGAGAACAGCGTCCTCCATGAAGGCGATTCAGTCTATTACGATTCAATCGTACCTCACCGGGTTATCTCCGCCGACGGAAAGCCCGTACGTATCGTGGCTGTAATTTATACGCCCGTATAA